The DNA region CCCATCTCCAAAGTGTGCGCAGGGAGCAGGAGCCTTTTCCCTTGAGCCCCAGCTGTATTGGAAACCCTGTCAGAGCAATGGCTCAGGAATCTAGTAAACCTCTATGGCTGAACTCAGAAGGAGGGTATCAGTCCCATACAGGCAGGAGGTATGGCAGAAGTCATGCTTATGTCAGTTTCAGGCCATCCATGAGCCAGCGGGAAAGGATTTCCAGCCAGAGAAAGGCAACATCCGAAGTCCCAATGCATAGATCAGCCCCCAATCAAATCACCAAGAGGAGCCGGTCACCATTTTCCACCAGTCGTCGTTGGGATGACAGTGAACACGCGGGAACCAGCCTGAACGTTGATAATGAAGACTACTCCAGGTACCCGCCAAGAGAGTACAGGGCTCCAGGTAGCAGAAGAGGAATGGCTTATGGACATACTGACTCTTTCGGGGCAGATGACAGTgaggaggagggggctgggccTGTGGAACGTATGCCAGTGCAAGGGAGCACTGGCAAGTTTAAAGATGATAAGCTGTATGATGCAGAGACAGGGGCGAGGTCTTTGGTTGGGGTGCGTCCTCAGTTCTCTAGTTTTCACCAGGATGTGAGAGAGGAGCTGGAcaagctagacccagcccctgcaGCCAGACGCTCTGCTGGCAGGGCTGAGTTCCTACAGCAGAAGAGCATGGCTCCTCAGATCTCTGCTGCTGACAGCAAGGTGGCCCCAAAGGGCACCAGCCTGGAGAGGGGGAGACGGGAGCAGAGTTTGCCTGTAGGTCCCGGCAGGGCTCCTGTGAgtatgtgtgggggtggggatgccACCCCGAAGGGTGCAGAGGAACCGGTGGTGAGGCCCAAAATCAGAAATCTGGCCGGTCCAAACTGCatgaaaccaaaaatattttttgatactgatgatgatgacgatATGCCACACAGTACTTCCAGGTGGAGGGATGCTGGCAGCCCTGGTGAACGCCGCTTGGGCAGCCTGGCAagaagaggcagaggtgagagttCAAGTGGCTACTCTGAGCCAAAGTACCCAGAAGACAAAAGGGAAGCCAGGAATGATCAAGCGAAGACGGAAAAGGTGTCGAGATGGCAACGAGGCTCGGCCAACCATGACTTCTGGACATTCGGTGATGACTACTACAAATACTATGATGAAGATTCCGACAGTGACAAAGAGTGGACTGCTGCTTTGCGTCGGAGATACCGAGGTTGGGAGAAAAACATGGCCAGTGATGAAAGCTGGGAGACGCTGCTGGGGAAGGAAGAGCATGGGCCTGAGGCAGCCAGAGTAAACGCCAGAGGGAATGCCAAGGCTGGCACCAGCCCCTGTGCCAGTGCCCTCCTTGGAAGCCATGAGCTTGAAGCTCAAAGACCATCTCTTCAGGTAGAAGAGCAGGTGTTGCTGGAAGAAGGAGAAGCCCCTTGGCTTCAATGCAATGAAAATGAGAGCAGCAGTGAGGGGGACAATGACTGTAGTCAGGAGTTTCTGCAGGCTGCGTCCTTTATGCTAGATGGCAACAACAACCTTGAAGATGACTCCAGCGTGAGTGAAGACCTGGAAGTGGATTGGAGCCTCTTTGATGGATTCGCAGATGGGTTGGGAGTGGCCGAAGCCATTTCCTACGTGGATCCTCAGTTCCTCACATACATGGCACTTGAAGAACGCCTGGCCCAGGCGATGGAAACGGCCCTCGCACACTTGGAGTCTCTCGCGGTAGACGTGGAAGTGGCCAATCCACCAGCGAGCAAGGAGAGTATCGATACCCTTCCCGAGATCCTGGTCTCTGAAGACCACAGTGCAGTGGGGCAAGAAATGTGTTGCCCCATATGTTGCAGTGAATATGTCAAGGGAGAGGTGGCAACCGAGCTGCCGTGTCACCACTATTTCCACAAGCCATGCGTGTCCATATGGCTTCAGAAGTCAGGCACCTGCCCTGTGTGCCGCTGCATGTTCCCTCCCCCGATCTAAGACCAAGGTCCTTTACTCTTGGTCTACTGGTTTTCCCCATCCGAAGTCCACAATACTGCAGGAGCCCTCcctaaattaaccattttaatgaAACTGATCATCCTACTAATCTATTACACTGGTTGATTTCTTGTGATCATTTCCAATGTGAAACAGTTGTGTACCAATGCATTAAACACCATACTGTCTTTTAGATATTAGAAAGGGAAAACTAAACTTTCTAAATGCTACTTGAGATTGCAGTAAGAACATACATTTTCTAATCTGAACACTGAAATCAGttgcatttgtttcttcagtagaCTGTTGCTGTTAATGTTAACATCAAGTCTGTCTGTTAAATATATGCAAAAGGCATCACTGTTGCTGTTGCATGTTATGGGGTTAATGTTCCTGTAATTGCAGTGCCGTGAAAGCTGATTAAAGTTCGTTCGGTTTTACGTGGTACAGTTGCATTGTCTGGTTCTGTCTAAAACAATGGTACTAAGTGACTTTTTAATGTATCCCTTGCATTTGCATCAAAATAGGGTTTTTTGTGTTCCAAATAGTAGAAAAACTTTAATTTCACTGGAAGTGCTGACTctgacaacagaaaaaaaaattaaaggtaattatttctaaaagtagGAATAAAGTATATGATGATCAAGGGGCCAAGGCTGCAGAGAGAAGACTGTCAGTCTGTGGGGAGGAAAGGCACAAGAAAGCACCCTAAAATGGAAGAACAGTGCTGGGGGTTCATCCAAACTGAGTGGAGAATGAAGGAGTTAAAAATCTccttttagaaaacaaactctcagagggaatgggtaaaaaaaaaaataaagctatatgcAGATTGTATACCTTAACACAGTGACACAAAAGGAATCAAATACATATGCCACACAAGTGCTGAGGAAAATATATAGGCAGCCACCTACAGAGTGAATAGGCTTTAACATTTGACCACTCTGTCTTcagatctctctccctctccaataAAGAGAATTTTTCAGGTGCGAGTGAAGTTCCTCACTTGTCATATTTACCCTCCTTCTGCAGAGGTAAGCACTACCCAGTAAATGGTACATTTACTTCTTGTCTTTTTAgacatacatgtgtgtatgtacatgtgtacataggtatatatatatatatatacatatatgatgtgtatgtatatgtgtatatataaccaATGTAGAgttgtttctgctttttaaatgGGCAGAATTGATAGAATGTGTGTATCAGTttgcaacttgattttttttcactcaccattgtttttgaaatttaacCATTTTCATACATATTGATCATGCATTTTAACTGATGTATATTAAACATTCAGTTGTATGaattaccacaatttatttatccattccccTATTGGTAGACATTTAGGTTCTTCCCAGTATTTTGTGGCAATGAACATATGTACTTAACAGATGTCTCTGTGCACATCTGTGAGTTTCTCTAGGGGTAAGTCTATGGAGATGAAATTTTTAGATCTTGGGGTTGGAGGTAAAATTTTggagtcttagggtctgaacaTCATTCAAACTAGATATTGtcaaactgctttccaaagtggGCTCATTTCTGCTCCTCCCATCGGTTCTGAGAGCTGTTTTCAGCTCTAGCAGCCGGGATATTGTTAATGCTCAGCCTCAATGGCAATCAGTGACATGGAAGTGAACACAACAGTGAAACGTGTCCAACATAAAGCAGTGGTTTTTCTTTGTGGTAATACCTAGTTTGGGCTCGGAAGAAAAGAAATTGGAACACTCCTGCTGCTGGTGCGCATGTAACCATAGCAGCCCTTTTGGAGAGAATAGTGAGAGGAGCTATATCTCAGAATCTAAAATGGATTCTGCTCTTCAGCCTGGCTTAAATACTTTGGTAGCAGGGGTTCATACTATGCAGCAGTTAGAAAAATGTATGTACTGGTATGGAAAGATCTCTAAGACGTATGTTAAGTAGAAAAAGCATACTATATAGCAATATGCACAGTCTTGATGTAAAATAAAACCTTACAAAACCAAACTATACATGAAAATGCATGAAAGTGTCTGGAAGCCACACGCCTACCTGAGGCAGTGCTTATCTTTGGGTTGGGGGAAAGGAGTGAGGAAGGGGCCTTTTGATTTTTTCCACCCAAAATActtcattttcttgatttttttttacaatgtcaGTGTATTTTCAtgaatattaacaaaataagtaaaatcaaaattttccaattaataagaaagatttttttatccTCTTACTGCAAGTATGGAAACATGGGTAGAagccatagtattttttttttcagcacccGGTCAAGCTGATATTTATAACCTCATCTCCCACAGACGTTCTGTGTTCCCCGTTGGCCTTCTGCCAGCATCTCAGCTGTCATGGAGACGCTGAAATCTGCGACCTTAGAGGGCCCTTGTTGGGGGGGATTGCGGTGGTTTGCCTACTATTCACCTTtgctgtgccctgactggcaccACATGAGGAGGTAAGTTAGGAGCATGCATGTCTCCTGGTCCTCCTGCTCCTGTGCATAATGGGCAGCCCTAATTTCCCTTTGAGTCGGAATTGGTAAATCCAGGGGAAGGGCACCGTCCCAGCTCCCGAAGCCCCTGCTGGTGTTGGACAGGCCTGTTGCTGCAGAGGGGCCAGCTGGGGCTGAGGCTCTCCACTGGGGACACACACACGGAGTGAGACCTGGGCCCTAGGCCCTCAAGCAGCCTGGACTGAGGACGTCAGCTAAGAGCATCAGACACTTGTGTTCAGTGCCTTAAGTCTCAGGGGGAGTCAGAGGAACGGGGCTCACCAAGCGTTTGCtcctgtgcttctgtggtgatgaCAGTGTGGTCCAAGTTGGGGGTACTGGTGGCCAAAAGCACCTGTGCAAGATGTGGCTATGTCCTTGGATGCCCAGTCCCTTGTTCCTGCCAATTTCTGATTCTTCAGCCTCCCAGAAAACTCCCCAAGCCCCCCTCTCCCGCCACCATAGTGTTCCAACAAAACTGTTCTGCTTAAATTAGCCAGAGTTGGTTCCTGTTGTTTATATTAAAGAACTCCAAATAGCATGCTTGCCAATACCATAGGCCCATTCTGTGCCCGTTTTCCCAGTCATGTGAAATATCCCAAATGGCCAAAGGTCCGGTAATTTCTGTTTACAATGCAGTGGACCCATTTTTGGCACCTGGAGGGATGGTTCTAGAACAACAGGCCATGGGGGCTGCTATGCACAAAGcagttatttttttgtattttttccgaagctggaaacggggacagtcagacagactcccgcatgcgcccgaccgggatccacccggcacgcccaccagggggcgacgctctgcccctccggggcgtcgctctgtccggaccagagccactctagtgcctggggcagaggccaaggagccatccccagcgcccgggccatctttgctccaatggagcctcgctgcgggaggggaagagagagacaaagaggaaggagagggggaggggtggagaagcagat from Saccopteryx leptura isolate mSacLep1 chromosome X, mSacLep1_pri_phased_curated, whole genome shotgun sequence includes:
- the PJA1 gene encoding E3 ubiquitin-protein ligase Praja-1 isoform X3, producing the protein MAQESSKPLWLNSEGGYQSHTGRRYGRSHAYVSFRPSMSQRERISSQRKATSEVPMHRSAPNQITKRSRSPFSTSRRWDDSEHAGTSLNVDNEDYSSTSRWRDAGSPGERRLGSLARRGRGESSSGYSEPKYPEDKREARNDQAKTEKVSRWQRGSANHDFWTFGDDYYKYYDEDSDSDKEWTAALRRRYRGWEKNMASDESWETLLGKEEHGPEAARVNARGNAKAGTSPCASALLGSHELEAQRPSLQVEEQVLLEEGEAPWLQCNENESSSEGDNDCSQEFLQAASFMLDGNNNLEDDSSVSEDLEVDWSLFDGFADGLGVAEAISYVDPQFLTYMALEERLAQAMETALAHLESLAVDVEVANPPASKESIDTLPEILVSEDHSAVGQEMCCPICCSEYVKGEVATELPCHHYFHKPCVSIWLQKSGTCPVCRCMFPPPI
- the PJA1 gene encoding E3 ubiquitin-protein ligase Praja-1 isoform X2, translated to MSQRERISSQRKATSEVPMHRSAPNQITKRSRSPFSTSRRWDDSEHAGTSLNVDNEDYSRYPPREYRAPGSRRGMAYGHTDSFGADDSEEEGAGPVERMPVQGSTGKFKDDKLYDAETGARSLVGVRPQFSSFHQDVREELDKLDPAPAARRSAGRAEFLQQKSMAPQISAADSKVAPKGTSLERGRREQSLPVGPGRAPVSMCGGGDATPKGAEEPVVRPKIRNLAGPNCMKPKIFFDTDDDDDMPHSTSRWRDAGSPGERRLGSLARRGRGESSSGYSEPKYPEDKREARNDQAKTEKVSRWQRGSANHDFWTFGDDYYKYYDEDSDSDKEWTAALRRRYRGWEKNMASDESWETLLGKEEHGPEAARVNARGNAKAGTSPCASALLGSHELEAQRPSLQVEEQVLLEEGEAPWLQCNENESSSEGDNDCSQEFLQAASFMLDGNNNLEDDSSVSEDLEVDWSLFDGFADGLGVAEAISYVDPQFLTYMALEERLAQAMETALAHLESLAVDVEVANPPASKESIDTLPEILVSEDHSAVGQEMCCPICCSEYVKGEVATELPCHHYFHKPCVSIWLQKSGTCPVCRCMFPPPI
- the PJA1 gene encoding E3 ubiquitin-protein ligase Praja-1 isoform X1, translating into MAQESSKPLWLNSEGGYQSHTGRRYGRSHAYVSFRPSMSQRERISSQRKATSEVPMHRSAPNQITKRSRSPFSTSRRWDDSEHAGTSLNVDNEDYSRYPPREYRAPGSRRGMAYGHTDSFGADDSEEEGAGPVERMPVQGSTGKFKDDKLYDAETGARSLVGVRPQFSSFHQDVREELDKLDPAPAARRSAGRAEFLQQKSMAPQISAADSKVAPKGTSLERGRREQSLPVGPGRAPVSMCGGGDATPKGAEEPVVRPKIRNLAGPNCMKPKIFFDTDDDDDMPHSTSRWRDAGSPGERRLGSLARRGRGESSSGYSEPKYPEDKREARNDQAKTEKVSRWQRGSANHDFWTFGDDYYKYYDEDSDSDKEWTAALRRRYRGWEKNMASDESWETLLGKEEHGPEAARVNARGNAKAGTSPCASALLGSHELEAQRPSLQVEEQVLLEEGEAPWLQCNENESSSEGDNDCSQEFLQAASFMLDGNNNLEDDSSVSEDLEVDWSLFDGFADGLGVAEAISYVDPQFLTYMALEERLAQAMETALAHLESLAVDVEVANPPASKESIDTLPEILVSEDHSAVGQEMCCPICCSEYVKGEVATELPCHHYFHKPCVSIWLQKSGTCPVCRCMFPPPI